The Sparus aurata chromosome 12, fSpaAur1.1, whole genome shotgun sequence sequence tccaaatcagtgccgaaatgtcttcctaacaggttgaatgagacacacctctttctgttgagttttagtgctcctcgcatgtttcggaacgtttttcgtgtaaaatcatcattttctgagcgaagtttcgccgcggtcttctatagaacggagcccagccgtgcagcggacactcagaacctccggagtcccggagtggaatgaaccaaaacgagggaaacactcgtatgttcgctccatgtagtgaaacgtggctgcgatgcatatgtccccctctgtggccactccagggctctgaacattagtgttattaaaataagaaacttttactcacctatcctgtgtaactttacttggggtttccagcagatatccagcatgacgcgctgccgatcgatctcttcctcgtactggacgatagttgttttaaaaactctgaatatttcttcagcagcagcagttagtcgctcgttgacaaactctctcaaactctcaactgaactcattgttctttaattactcattcaataatgagctgcgctgtgactcagtaccgtcttcacttcattcatacacacagccagctaatgctgctagctgctactgtttacttccgCTGGGTGTCACGCTCTAAAGCTCCGACAGGGGAAGTGCGGAGGCTACATCCAAGTCAGTCACCCTAACTACTACCCATCATATCCTTTGAAAAATCCCTGTATCCCTTAAGAAAGCTAACAGTATCCGGACCTGTGCTCTCTCACCCATACTCAGTAATCCTTTTAATGTGAGTTCTTGCACCCCTATTTCCCTCAGATTATTCCTCATCATCTCTCTCCGTGCCCTATACTTCCTACACTGTAGAAGTACATGCTCCActgactcctcctcctgacatccCTCACACAGACCTGTTTGATGTTTCCCtatcattttcagtgttttgttcagtGCACAATGTCCCAACCTCAACCTTGTTGACACagtttcctctctcctgtttccACTACCTACCCTATTTACTTTGACATTCTTCTGAATCTGATATAGAtgtctccctttctcttctctgtccCACCTTTCTTGCcacatttggttgtttttttcccagattATACATTTAACCTCTGCTTTACTGATATTAATTTGCATTTCTATATCTCCTTTCTTTAAAGCCCTCTTTGCCAACTCATCCACCCTCTCATTCCCCCTCACTCCTACATGCGCTGGAACCCACAGAAAGTTTACCTGACCTCCCTGATTTGCTATTCTTGTGACTGACTGCAGGACTTCATATAGTACATCTTGACGACTGTTTGAATGGAATGACCTTATACTTGCTAGAGTTGAGGTTGAATCTGAGCATATCAGCACcttatcttgttttgttttttccacccacCGTAGAGCAACCAATACTGCCAACATCTCCACTGTGTAAACGCctaatttatttgattttcttctgtTGATTCCAATTCTTTTTACTGGTATTGCCACCCCATACCCTGTCACTCCTGTCTCAGGTGTCTTAGCACCGTCCGTATAAACCTGTGTAAAATTACTATATTCTTTCATGACATGGTATTTGAATGCACTTACCAAAtcaacttttcctttttctttcctttttacctCTAGCAAATACCAGTCTATGGCTTTTAGTTCCGCTCCAGACTGAAGACATTTAATTCAgaacttgtttaaaacatatctgACTCTCCCTGGTTGCTCCCAACTCCCTTCGTCTGCCTCCAAATTTCCCTCGAACCCAGTGGTCGCTCACTCTGTTAAAACTTGGATTCAAATTAGGAAAAGCCTAGGCCTCCATAGAGCCTCAGACCTCTCCCCCATTGTAGACAACCACCTATTTCTGCCCTCTTGCACGGATTTGACTTTTCGGACTTGGTTTGACAAAGGGATAACTAAATTTAAGGACCTTTATAACAAAGGGACTTTTATGTCCTTTTCTGAGCTCTCAAATAAATTTGATTTGCCTAAATCCCacctgtttcatttttttcagataAGGCATTTTGTTCGGAATCAGAACCCCAAATTCCCGAGTCGACCCCCGGAAACTCTGGTTGACTCATTTATAATCTCTTGTCCCGGAACAAAAGCAGCTAATTTCTAGCATTTACAGCCTTATCAATTCAACTATTGACACCCCAGCGTCCGGTCCCAAGGACTCTTGGGAGCGAGAACTCGGAACCACTCTTTCTGATGATTATTGGAAACAAGTCTTACGGTTAGTTCATTCCTCTTCAATTTGTGCGAGACAAAGCCTCTTACAGTGTAAAGTGGTACACAAAGTTCACTACACTAATCTGAGGCTGTCTCGGATTTACCCCAATGTAACTGACTCCTGTAATAGGTGCAAACAATCCCCAGCCGACCATTCCCATATGTTCCGGTTCTGTCCTAGGCTTGCCACATTCTGGTCGGAAATCTTTAAAACTCTTAGTACAGCTTATAACACTACGATCTCTCCTGATCCTCTCCTAGCTTTGTTTGGTGCCCCTTTGCAACCTCTTGCTTCCAAGGCCATGCGGACCGTTCTTGCCTTTACCACCCTGTTGGCCAGGCGTCTCATACTCCTCAACTGGAAACTCCCCCAACCTCCATCTTATAGCAGTTGGGTGAAAGAGGTGTTACTGACCATTAGACTTGAAAAGCTCAGATTCTCCCTCAATGGCtccttaaattcatttgaaaCAACATGAGACCTCTCTTAAATTATATTGAATCTTTGGTATCTCTGCCTGATAGTGACGtctgagcccccccccccctttttttgtattttttttcaatttttatatatatatattttttttatatatccatttgttttattgtttttgtttgtttgttttatttatttattctacacttttacttcatttacatatttgtttaaAGTATTTTCCTTATTTATGTACCGGTTTTGTTTTATGCACTTCATACTCTTCATATGTCAATATTGGATTACTTTGAGAATTGCTCTCTCTCGGGTAGGGTGGATTGTGGGAGGGATAATAAGAATAAGAAGCCCTCTCTGTTACATTGTACTGTCACGCTGATGTCTGTGAAATGGCTCTCAATAAAgaaagttaattaaaaaaaacaaaaaaaaaacatatctgacTACAGTTGTTAACTTGAAGAAAATTTGGTCGACAAATGTCCTCCAGTTGCTAAGCAGACTTAAAAATacctttaattattttctttcacattaTTTGAATTAATGTAATTAACTATATTTAACACCATCTTTAAACtcttttcacacagtgtgtttacactatgtgtgtgtgctccttgtATTAAGGTGTAGATCTACTCTGCTTAattccacaaagaaatgtggGATTCTTTCCTAAACTGCTTCTTTGAACTAACAGCTAACTTTTTGGTTACATACAtggaagctactgtaaaaactacaagtatttaacataaaactgtttatataaaagcaggacaCGAGGAGCGATAATAAGTGGGACACATGAGAGCGATTAACTCGACTTCTTAATtatcatgttaacaaatatggacaaatcagcatgaagaaagacacataaacatattttgacatcttctcaaggggaaattgttcacattcagcatcagctcatcatttctcctgtgtatgTTGATCCTCTGAAGATTCTTCAAGTagctcatttaaagttaaagttctgcaattatgcatgaaacactagaactgaaccaCCTCCAACATATTTTGGAAATACAAGGCTACTCGCCTGAACGTGTCATCAAATGTTTCGTCAAAACAGACTGATCAGACAAACTTTCTCAAGGCAAAgttatggtttctcacctgtgtgagttctcatgtgagctgttaaAGCATTGGTTTGcttgaaagtcttcccacataatttgcaagaatacggtttctcacctgtgtggattctcaagTGAACCTTTAAATTACTGTTTAGtgtgaaagtcttcccacaggtgttgcaagagtacggtttctcacctgtgtgggttcttgtatgtttttttaagtcacCACACCACCTGAAAGCCTTCCCACATGTGTTGCAAGCaaatggcttctcacctgtgtggattctcatatGGTAAATTAATGCAGCACGACCCCTGAAAGCcttcccacaaatttcacaggtaaaaggtttctcacTTGTGTGAGTTTTCATGTGGGCTGCTATGTGTGCGCgttggctgaaagctttcccacatgtgttgcaagtaaacggcttctcacctgtgtggattctcatgtgtgAATTCAATTGGCatttaaacttaaaagtctttccacatgtATCCCAGTTGAAAGACTTTTCACCtgggtgagtgttatgttgaatgtctgatgagttttttgcataatcactgtgacttttgcttctgtgttgtcttttctttttcttctgctctccatctccagctgatcctgagtctccatgttttcctcctttctggtctgggctctcagctacatgagagttgttagagaggagctggtggtcacttgttggttctgcttcactgtggtcactttcctcataagctggagtcaacatgacggtatccgtctccaccttcagtacaagctgctctccctcccgactggtgcagagttcctcctgttcctctttaatctctggaggctctgggtcctcttggtccagactggagttcctctcctggttacagagctgctggtcagccagaacctcctcctccttacagacatgttgctgtgggagctctggagggacacacaacaaaagacagacaatatttaatcaaccaatcaacctttatttatcctccagagatcattgagaggcaaccctcatttacaagggcatcgaggcccacagaacaaaggccgaataacaacaagcagaaatactcagaaagtttcaatagcttccaggtcatgtgacccactgactccaaaccgatgccgaaatgtcttcctaacaggttgaatgagacacacctctttctgttgagttttagtgctcctcacatgtttcggaacgttttgtgtgtaaaatcatcattttctgagcggagtttcgccgcggtcttctatagaacggagcccagccgtgcagcggacactcagaacctccggagtcccggagtggaatgaaccaaaacgagggaaacactcgtatgttcgctccatgtagtgaaacgtggctgcgatgcatatgtccccctctgtggccactccagggctctgaacattagtgttattaaaataagaaacttttactcacctatcctgtgtaactttacttggggtttccagcagatatccagcatgacgcgctgccgatcgatctcttcctcgtactggacgatagttgttttaaaaactctgaatatttcttcagcagcagcagttagtcgctcgttgacaaactctctcaaactctcaactgaactcattgttctttaattactcattcaataatgagctgcgctgtgactcagtaccgtcttcacttcattcatcaCACAGtcagctaatgctgctagctgctactgtttacttccgCTGGGTGTCACGCTCTAAAGCTCCGACAGGGGAAGTGCGGAGGCTTTTAGTTCcgcttcagactgaaaacatttgattcagaacttgtttaaaacatatctgACTACAGTTTTAAACTTGAAGAAAATAATTGGGCCAACAAATGTTCTCCAGTTGCTAAGCAGACTCAAAAgacttttaatactttttttccatttcttacaTGTTATTTAAATTCATGCAATTAACTATATTTAACACCATCTTTAAACtcttttcacacagtgtgtttacactaTGTTTGTGTGCTCCTTGTATTAAGGTGTAGATCTACTCTGCTTAattccacaaagaaatgtgggactcttttctaaactgctaCTTTAAACTAACAGCTGACGTTTTGGTTACATACATGGAAGCTACTGTAAAACCTACAAGTATTTAACATataactgtttatataaaagcaggacaCGAGGAACGATGATAAGTGGGACACATGAGAGCGATTAACTCGACTTTTTAATCATCGTGTTAACAAATATGgtcaaatcagcatgaagatggacacataaacatattttgacatcttctcaaggggAAGTTGTTCACATTCAGCgtcagctcatcatttctcctatgtatattgatcctctgaggaCTCTACAAGTAggtcatttaaagttaaagttctgcAGTTATGCATGAAGCACTAGAACTGAACCACCTCCAACATGTTTTGGAAATACAAGGCTACTCGCCTGTACGTGTCATCAAAAGTTTTGTCAGAGCAGACTGATCAGACAAACTTTCCCCAGGCGAAgttatggtttctcacctgtgtgagttctcatgtgccTTTTCAAACTAGATGAGTCACGTAATGTTTTCCCACATGTGTTGCAAGAAAAtggcctctcacctgtgtggattctcgtatgtttttttaagtcacCACAAGacctgaaagtcttcccacatgtctggcaagaatacggcttttcacctgtgtggattctcatgtgaggTGGTAAGGAACTCTGATGcctgaaagtcttcccacatgtcttgcaagaatacggcttctcacctgtgtggattcttgTATGCATTTTCAAAGTAGATGATTCAGAGAATGTTTTTCCACATGTTTGGCAGGAATGtggcctctcacctgtgtggattctcatgtgaagCGGTAAGGAACTCTGATGcctgaaagtcttcccacatgtctTGCATGAATGTGGTTTGTCGTCTGTGTGGATTTGAATGTGACGTGTTAAGTGAGCATGACGGCTAAAAGCGttcccacaaatttcacagttaaaaggcttctcacctgtgtgggttctcatgtgaactgtaAAGTGAGCACTACGgctgaaagtcttcccacatgttttgcaagaatacgtATTCTCACCTGTGTGGTTTCTCATGTGGACTGTTAACTGACTACGAAtcctgaaagctttcccacatgttttgcaagaatacggcttctcacctgtgtgagttcttaGGTGTGCATTCAATAGggacttaaacttaaaagtctttccacatgtgtcacatttgaaagacttttcaactgggtgagtgttatgttgaatgtctgatgaggtagagtttttatttttttggtgaCGTCTTTTCTGTTGCTtcggctctccatctccagctgatcctgagtctccatgttctcctcctttctggtctgggctctcagctacatgagagttgttagagaggagctggtggtcacttgttggttctgcttcactgtggtcactttcctcataagctggagtcaacatgacggtatccgtctccacctttagtacaagctgctctccctcccgactggtgcagagttcctcctgttcctctttaatctctggaggctctgggtcctcttggtccagactggagttcctctcctggttacagagctgctggtcagccagaacctcctcctcctccttacagacatgttgctgtgggagctctggagggacacacaacaaaagacagacaatatttatttttttaaatttaactttttattggCAGCCATAGTTGGCAACAGACAGCAAAACCTGTACATGTATGCCCGTTTCTAGTCTCTACAGGAAGAAGCAGGTACATAATAACCAAAAAGAGTTATGAGATCAAATGAAATTCCATAGGTTCAACTTCAACGTATACATTAGTGACACTCAAACTCAAAGTTGCACTCTGACTTATTGAGTCATTAACAAAGTATTCACCATTTTAAGAGTAGAGTAACAGTCCTTCCACCTTGGTCACAATTCACAGGCATTCTTACTGGTACCAGACTATGGACACCAAactaaaaaatatgaaaaataaaatacatttaaaaaaacaaataaataaataaatccatacattttatatgaaattctggcaaaacctccggcgcctcaggagggggaagcagtcctccaccaacagtgtttacagttgaggtggggagctgttgacctcgactggggacatcgtcgggtgGTAGAAGGAAtccttcgaggatctcctcaatcccactgacacgccttccatagaggaagcagaggctggggactcagaggttgacccatccatcacccaagccgaagtcactgaggtagtccggaagctcctcagtggcacagcaccgggggtggatgagatccgccctgagtacctcaagtctctggatgttgtggggctgtcttggctgacacgtctctgcagcatcgcgtggcagtcggggacagtgcctctggactggcagaccagggtggtggtccccctattcaaaaagggggaccagagggtgtgtttcaactatcgggggatcacactcctcagcctccctgggaaagtctactccagggtactggagaggagaattcggccaatagtcgaacctcggattcaggaggaacaatgcgctTTTTGTCCCGGTCccggaacactggaccagctccataccctccgcagggtgctcatgggttcatgggagtttgctcaaccagtccacatgtgctttgtggacttggagaaagcattcgactgtgtccctcgtggcattttgtaggaggtgctccgggagtacggggtcaaaggccctctgttaagggctgtacggtccctgtacaaccagagcaggagcttggtttggaatgccggcagtaagtcagacctgttcccggagtatgttggactccggcagggctgctcTTTGTCACCGTTTCTGTTCATTAcgtttatggacagaatttctcgGCGCAGCCAGGGGCCGGAGGTGGTCTGGTTCGGAGCCACTGggtttcatctctgctttttgcggatgatgtggtccTGTTGGCTCCCtccagccaggacctccagcatgttctgtggcggtttgcagccgagagtgaagcagctgggatgagaatcagcacctccaagtccgaggccatggttctcaaccggaaaaaggtggcctgctccctcagGGTGGGGGGgagctcctgcctcaagtggaggagtttaagtatcttgggctcttgttcacgagtgagggaaggatggaacgtgagattgacaggcggatcggtgcagcgaccgcagtatcggtctgtcgtggtttcagactcagattcagatttagaatactttattaatcaccagggggaaattgtttttgttccaatgctccgtgcaaagtagtaacagaaatacagaatgaatggaaacaagcgataaagatcagtgtttcccctaccattgtACAGGCCGCCAGGCCAAGGAGACCTGCcgccaggccaaaaaaaaaaaaaatcaatgtcaaaaataagccacctatcaattcattcataaatcaataatcatttacattaggaGCGCCTCTGTGCAGCGCAACGCGAGTCAACCTGCTTCGTTGCCTAGTAACGATGCGAGTACCGCTGCTGAGAGCGCGGGCATATATTCTGggatgtttaaggtttgttagCTAACCAACTATGGCGCCGCcgaagaaaagacaaaatatcgcgggtgacagacaacttaatataaagaaatgtttctgcCAGACTCCGGAGCCAAGGAAAATAGATGAAGggagagtaacagaggcaactccagaaaaaatgacaggtgcaggtgagacggAAGAAATGGGGGCAGATTGCCATATTGGTAAATTTATCTTGTTGCACCCTAAGGGAGTATGTCAATTCTTCCATGCCGTATATATGATGGACTATGTCTATCCAGTCCTTGTTTGAGGGAGATTTGGGCTTCAACCATGTGGGTTATAGCTTTTTTACCTGCAGCCAGCAGAGGTATCATACGGGACCTGTCCTTCGAGTTTATCCCTTGTGCAATATTACATACAAGACATCAAATCTAAAGGGAACACCATACATACTTCCTTTAAAGTTTGATGGATATTCTTCCAGAAAGCATCCAGCATCGGACAAGACCAAAATATGTGATAGTGATATGCATCGTTGGCCTGACATTGCCTCCAGCAGCCTGAATTAGAAGTTCTATGTCGTTCCTGACAAAGAAACGTACCAGACTCTTCCAACATAATTCCATCCAAATGAGGGAACTTTTGTGTCAGAGTGCAGTAAGTTGTGATCCCTTTCTTAACCCAGACACTGAATCTTTTGTCACCCACATTTGGAGGAAAATCACTATCAAAGGCGCACCATCTTATCAGTTATGATACTCTCTGTATATTACACAGTTTTTGAGTTGCCTTCAGGGACAAAATGATCAATGGGttttctctgtccaacaggtaTTTGACTAATGTTTCATCAGAAATAATAGCTTGGGGTGGGATCTTATCAGTCATTGCCAGCTCTAGTTCCTTCCACCTAGCTGAGTAGCTCGGGTCACACCAGCATATAAGAGGCCTCAGCTGTGCTGCATAATAATACTCCAACAAGCATGGGAGCCCCATACCTCCATATTCTTTCTTGAGTTGTAGAGTTTTATATTTAGCCCTTGGCTTCTTGACATTCCATCTGGATACAAGTCTATCCCACTCCACAAACTGTTGAGAAACACCATATTTAATCAACcgatcaacctttatttatcctccagagatcattgagaggcaaccctcatttacaagggcaccgaggcccacagaacaaaggccgaataacaacaagtagaaatactcagaaagtttcaatagcttccaggtcatgtgacccactgactccaaaccgatGCTGAGTTGTATTAATACACTGGGTGATTAGGACACACCTTGTTATATGGACTTTACTGCTCCTAATATTtgtcattaatgtttttaagtgaaatgtaatttttccCAATAACGTCCATCTcatctgacccactgactccaaatcagtgccgaaatgtcttcctaacaggttgaatgagacacacctctttctgttgagttttagtgctcctcacatgtttcggaacgttttgtgtgtaaaatcatcattttctgagcggagtttcgccgcggtcttctatagaacggagcccagccgtgcagcggacactcagaacctccggagtcccggagtggaatgaaccaaaacgagggaaacactcgtatgttcgctccatgtagtgaaacgtggctgcgatgcatatgtccccctctgtggccactccagggctctgaacattagtgttattaaaataagaaacttttactcacctatcctgtgtaactttacttggggtttccagcagatatccagcatgacgcgctgccgatcgatctcttcctcgtactggacgatagttgttttaaaaactcttaaTATTTCTAATCTGTTTTCCTaacctcacctatggtcatgaactttgggtcgtgaccgaaagaataagatcccggacaCAAGCGGCCggaatgagtttcctccgcaggatggcggggcgctcccttagagatagggtgaagagctctgtcagccgggaggagctcggagtagagccgctgctcctccacatcgagaggagccagctgaggtggctcggtcATCTGTTttggatgcccccgggacgcctccctcgggaggtgttcctggcatgtcccgccgggaggagaccccgaggaagacccaggacacgctggagtgactatgtcgctcggctggcctgggaacgccttgggatcctcccggaagagctggaggcagtgtccggggagagggaagtctgggtgtccctgctcaggcagctgcctccgcgacccggccccggataatgcagaagaagatggatggataaatTTAAAGGGAcaatgtgtaatatatcaagtatttagcgccatctag is a genomic window containing:
- the LOC115592722 gene encoding zinc finger protein 345-like, whose translation is MRIHTGEKPFTCNTCGKAFSQRAHIAAHMKTHTSEKPFTCEICGKAFRGRAALIYHMRIHTGEKPFACNTCGKAFRWCGDLKKHTRTHTGEKPYSCNTCGKTFTLNSNLKVHLRIHTGEKPYSCKTCGKTFMQEANLTRHMRTHTGEKPYSCKICGKTFSSCSDLKVHMRIHTGEKPYSCKTCGKTFRSCSDLKRHMKIHTGERPFTCEICGKAFGSRVVLTRHTKIHTGEKP
- the LOC115593023 gene encoding oocyte zinc finger protein XlCOF19-like, with product MYSDHSEAEPTSDHQLLSNNSHVAESPDQKGGEHGDSGSAGDGEPKQQKRRHQKNKNSTSSDIQHNTHPVEKSFKCDTCGKTFKFKSLLNAHLRTHTGEKPYSCKTCGKAFRIRSQLTVHMRNHTGENTYSCKTCGKTFSRSAHFTVHMRTHTGEKPFNCEICGNAFSRHAHLTRHIQIHTDDKPHSCKTCGKTFRHQSSLPLHMRIHTGERPHSCQTCGKTFSESSTLKMHTRIHTGEKPYSCKTCGKTFRHQSSLPPHMRIHTGEKPYSCQTCGKTFRSCGDLKKHTRIHTGERPFSCNTCGKTLRDSSSLKRHMRTHTGEKP